From Flavobacterium sp. 102, a single genomic window includes:
- a CDS encoding GlxA family transcriptional regulator encodes MMQVSVFVPEYGVIEAITPPFRSFNTANEFLTAFGKKPIFNVEYVGLNKFVPANNGEYTVKTDRLLKDVSTTDLLIIPPTYGDTLKGIEANAEAIPYFTELYKKGSSVASLCIGAFLLAETGLLNGKKCSTHWAYINEFKERYPEVEVEDGAIITEHENIYSSGGASSLWNLVLYLIEKYSDRETAIMISKYFALDIGRDSQAAFTIFRGQRNHTDVEIQKVQDYIEKNYEEKITIESLADLANASRRTFERRFKLATNNTPIEYLQRVRIEAAKTFFEASRKNVTEVMFDVGYTDTKAFRDIFKKITGLTPIDYRNKFAKTSYEV; translated from the coding sequence ATGATGCAAGTATCTGTTTTTGTTCCTGAATATGGCGTTATAGAAGCAATTACACCACCATTTAGATCATTTAATACCGCCAATGAGTTTCTTACAGCCTTTGGTAAAAAACCTATATTCAACGTAGAGTATGTCGGCCTAAATAAATTTGTGCCCGCCAATAATGGTGAATACACCGTCAAAACCGACAGATTACTAAAAGACGTTTCAACAACCGACCTATTAATCATTCCGCCTACTTATGGCGATACTTTAAAAGGTATTGAAGCTAATGCTGAAGCTATCCCTTATTTTACTGAATTGTATAAGAAAGGAAGTAGTGTAGCTAGTCTTTGCATCGGTGCATTCTTGTTGGCTGAAACCGGTTTGCTCAATGGTAAAAAGTGTTCTACCCATTGGGCTTACATCAATGAATTTAAAGAACGATATCCCGAGGTAGAAGTAGAAGATGGTGCCATTATCACTGAACATGAAAACATATACAGTAGCGGCGGTGCCAGTAGTTTGTGGAACTTAGTTTTATATTTAATAGAAAAGTATTCAGATAGGGAAACCGCCATTATGATTTCAAAATATTTTGCTTTAGATATTGGCAGAGACAGTCAAGCCGCTTTTACCATTTTTAGAGGACAACGCAACCACACCGATGTTGAAATACAAAAAGTGCAAGATTACATCGAAAAGAATTATGAAGAAAAAATAACCATTGAAAGCTTAGCTGATTTAGCCAACGCAAGCCGCAGAACCTTTGAAAGAAGATTCAAACTAGCCACTAACAATACGCCTATTGAATACCTTCAAAGAGTAAGAATTGAGGCCGCCAAAACCTTCTTTGAAGCCTCAAGAAAAAATGTAACTGAAGTAATGTTTGATGTAGGCTACACCGATACCAAGGCTTTCAGAGATATCTTCAAAAAAATAACCGGTCTCACCCCTATCGACTACAGAAACAAGTTTGCAAAAACCTCATACGAAGTATAA
- a CDS encoding homoserine kinase, whose translation MNKIKIFCPATIANLNCGFDVLGLCLDGIGDEMIIRKVNEKGIRITKITGADLPLETEKNVAGVAALAIVNAANPDCGFEIEIHKKIKAGSGIGSSSASAAGAVFGINELLGKPYTRHELIDFAMKGEALASGCEHADNVAPCLLGGFTLVRGYNPLDVIKIESPSEIYAVVLHPHIEVKTSDSRAVLSPTVALKDAITQWGNVGGFIAGLYTKDYELIGRSLQDVIIEPLRKRLIPNFEEVKNAALQNGALGSGISGAGPSIFALCKGQIFAEKVAYVMSNSYLNTGIAFDIHISKVNDEGVKTITTRG comes from the coding sequence ATGAACAAAATAAAAATATTCTGCCCAGCCACTATCGCCAACCTCAATTGCGGATTCGATGTGCTAGGTTTGTGTTTAGACGGCATTGGCGATGAAATGATTATCCGAAAGGTTAACGAAAAAGGCATTCGCATCACCAAAATAACCGGTGCCGATTTGCCTTTAGAAACCGAAAAAAATGTGGCTGGTGTTGCTGCGCTTGCCATTGTAAATGCCGCTAATCCCGATTGTGGTTTCGAAATTGAAATCCATAAAAAGATTAAAGCCGGAAGTGGCATTGGAAGTTCTTCTGCCAGTGCGGCCGGAGCCGTTTTTGGAATAAATGAGTTATTAGGCAAGCCTTACACACGTCACGAATTGATTGATTTTGCCATGAAAGGTGAAGCATTGGCCAGTGGTTGCGAACATGCTGATAACGTGGCGCCTTGTCTATTGGGCGGATTTACTTTAGTTCGCGGTTATAATCCGTTAGATGTGATTAAAATTGAAAGCCCAAGTGAAATTTACGCTGTAGTATTGCATCCGCATATTGAAGTCAAAACTTCCGATTCGAGAGCCGTGCTTTCTCCAACTGTGGCTTTGAAAGATGCCATAACCCAATGGGGAAACGTAGGTGGATTTATTGCCGGATTATATACCAAAGACTACGAGCTCATTGGTCGCTCTTTACAAGATGTGATTATCGAACCTTTGCGCAAAAGATTAATTCCTAATTTTGAAGAAGTTAAAAATGCTGCTTTACAAAATGGAGCACTCGGCTCAGGAATATCAGGTGCCGGACCTTCAATTTTTGCGTTATGCAAAGGACAAATATTTGCCGAAAAAGTAGCTTACGTGATGAGCAATAGTTATCTGAATACCGGAATTGCTTTTGACATACATATATCCAAAGTGAATGATGAAGGAGTTAAAACAATTACGACCCGAGGCTAA
- the thrA gene encoding bifunctional aspartate kinase/homoserine dehydrogenase I gives MIVLKFGGTSVANAENISKTIAIITNKSKENQLAVVVSAFSGVTDLLILAGKTAANKDKGYKDIVSQIEKKHKDAIEELISLSDQSEIIDTINSNINHLKTLLDGCYLLGELTNRTADIVAGFGELLSSQIIAVALKQKVSNSAFKDSREIIKTDSNFGKAAVDFKTTNELIAEYFKNNNHQVTLFPGFIASSLDGNTTTLGRGGSDYTAAIIAAAVKAEVLEIWTDVNGMFTANPKSVKQAQPIETISYQEAMELSHFGAKVLYPPTIQPVLKDSIPIFIKNTFEPEVYGTLISNQPEASTNPIKGISHIDNIALLTLEGSGMIGVAGSSKRLFEVLSNENINVIFITQASSEHSICIGILNADADKAKNAIDKAFEMEIAQGKVDPSIVEKDLCIVALVGESMKNHQGISGKMFSTLGKNNVNIRAIAQGASERNISVVINEKDVKKALNTLHERFFEDNTKQLNLFVMGVGNVGEKFIDQISQQKKFLKENLKINVRVIALSNSRKMVFDEDGINLKDWKETLNQGETADPTAFITRTKELNLRNSIFVDITANYDIASIYDQFLGQNIAVVTCNKIACSSEYRNYRNLKNLSRKYNAPFLFETNVGAGLPIIDTLKHLIASGDKVNRINAVLSGSLNFIFNNFSDTYNFHDVVKEAGVQGFTEPDPKIDLSGVDVARKILILIRESGYEMEMEDITNNSFLPAACMETTNNDDFFRSLTKHASHFDNLLAEAKDKDSRLKFVASFENGKASVGLQFIPADSPFYNLEGKDNIVQFYTDRYVDQPLLIKGAGAGAAVTASGIFADVIRIGNV, from the coding sequence ATGATCGTATTAAAATTTGGCGGTACTTCAGTAGCTAATGCTGAAAACATTTCGAAAACCATAGCCATAATAACCAATAAAAGCAAAGAAAATCAACTCGCTGTAGTCGTTTCAGCCTTTAGCGGCGTAACCGATTTATTAATTTTAGCCGGAAAAACCGCTGCCAATAAAGACAAAGGCTACAAAGATATCGTTAGTCAAATCGAGAAAAAACACAAAGACGCTATCGAGGAATTGATTTCCTTAAGCGACCAAAGCGAAATCATCGACACCATTAACAGCAATATCAATCATTTAAAGACATTGTTAGATGGTTGTTATCTTTTGGGTGAATTAACAAACAGAACTGCTGATATCGTAGCTGGTTTTGGCGAATTGTTGTCATCCCAAATAATCGCTGTGGCTTTGAAACAAAAAGTCAGCAATTCAGCTTTTAAAGACAGTCGCGAAATCATTAAAACCGATTCTAATTTCGGAAAGGCGGCCGTTGATTTTAAAACAACCAACGAATTAATTGCAGAATACTTTAAAAACAATAACCATCAAGTGACCTTATTTCCCGGATTCATTGCTTCTTCTTTAGACGGAAATACAACCACTTTAGGTCGTGGTGGTTCTGATTATACCGCTGCCATCATAGCTGCTGCAGTAAAAGCTGAAGTTTTAGAAATCTGGACTGATGTAAACGGAATGTTCACAGCCAATCCTAAAAGCGTTAAGCAAGCCCAACCGATTGAAACGATTTCCTATCAGGAAGCGATGGAGTTATCGCATTTTGGAGCCAAAGTATTGTATCCGCCAACGATTCAACCGGTATTAAAAGACAGTATTCCTATTTTTATTAAAAACACTTTCGAACCGGAAGTTTACGGAACGTTGATTTCAAACCAACCGGAAGCTTCAACTAATCCAATAAAAGGCATCTCTCATATCGACAATATCGCTTTGCTGACCTTAGAAGGCTCAGGAATGATAGGCGTTGCCGGTTCTTCCAAACGTTTGTTTGAAGTCTTGTCCAATGAAAACATCAACGTTATTTTTATCACGCAAGCTTCTTCGGAACACTCCATTTGTATTGGTATTCTAAATGCCGATGCCGATAAAGCCAAAAATGCTATCGATAAAGCTTTCGAAATGGAGATTGCCCAAGGAAAAGTAGATCCGAGTATCGTAGAAAAAGATTTGTGTATCGTAGCGCTCGTAGGCGAAAGCATGAAAAACCACCAAGGCATTAGCGGCAAAATGTTCAGCACTTTAGGTAAAAACAACGTTAACATTCGAGCCATTGCCCAAGGTGCTTCCGAAAGAAATATCTCGGTAGTCATTAATGAAAAAGATGTTAAAAAAGCACTGAATACGTTACACGAACGCTTCTTTGAAGACAATACCAAGCAATTAAACTTATTTGTTATGGGTGTTGGAAATGTGGGCGAAAAGTTCATAGACCAAATCAGCCAACAAAAGAAATTCCTAAAAGAAAATCTCAAAATCAACGTGCGTGTCATCGCTTTATCGAATTCCAGAAAAATGGTTTTCGATGAAGACGGCATCAATTTAAAAGATTGGAAAGAAACGCTTAACCAAGGCGAAACCGCTGATCCGACAGCCTTTATTACTCGTACCAAAGAGTTAAATTTACGCAACAGTATCTTCGTAGATATTACCGCTAACTATGACATTGCAAGCATTTACGACCAGTTCTTAGGGCAAAATATAGCCGTTGTCACTTGTAACAAAATTGCTTGTTCATCGGAATACCGTAACTACAGAAACCTTAAAAATTTATCCCGAAAATACAATGCGCCGTTCTTGTTTGAAACCAATGTAGGAGCCGGTTTACCCATCATTGACACGCTAAAACACTTAATTGCTTCGGGCGATAAAGTAAACAGAATCAATGCTGTTTTATCCGGAAGTTTGAATTTTATTTTTAACAATTTCAGCGACACTTACAACTTTCATGATGTTGTAAAAGAAGCAGGAGTTCAAGGATTTACAGAACCTGACCCAAAAATAGATTTAAGTGGTGTAGATGTGGCTCGTAAAATATTAATCCTCATTCGTGAAAGTGGTTACGAAATGGAAATGGAAGACATTACCAACAATTCGTTCCTGCCGGCAGCATGCATGGAAACCACCAACAACGACGATTTTTTCAGATCTTTAACCAAACACGCAAGCCATTTTGACAATCTTTTGGCTGAAGCCAAAGACAAAGACAGTCGCTTAAAATTTGTGGCTTCTTTTGAAAACGGCAAAGCCAGTGTTGGTTTACAATTTATTCCGGCTGACAGTCCGTTTTACAATTTAGAAGGAAAAGACAACATCGTGCAGTTTTATACCGACCGCTACGTCGATCAACCTTTATTGATCAAAGGTGCCGGAGCCGGAGCAGCTGTAACTGCGTCGGGAATTTTTGCAGATGTGATTCGAATTGGAAATGTTTAA
- the ytxJ gene encoding bacillithiol system redox-active protein YtxJ has translation MNLFKNIFGSNESESTNSKVNWRPLIDMGQLNEIINESTEKPVIIFKHSTRCGISRMTLKQFENEYDLNDLVMPYFLDLLQNRDISNEIAKRFGIEHQSPQLILIKNGEPIYNASHGDIYADDLKRYI, from the coding sequence ATGAACCTATTTAAAAATATATTCGGGTCAAACGAATCAGAAAGCACCAATTCAAAAGTCAATTGGAGACCATTGATCGATATGGGTCAGCTGAATGAAATTATTAATGAATCCACCGAGAAACCGGTGATTATTTTCAAACATAGCACACGTTGTGGTATTAGCCGTATGACGTTAAAGCAGTTTGAGAATGAGTATGATTTAAACGATTTGGTGATGCCTTATTTTCTTGACTTGCTTCAAAACAGAGATATTTCCAATGAAATAGCCAAGCGTTTTGGCATTGAACACCAATCGCCACAATTGATACTAATCAAGAATGGCGAACCCATTTATAATGCTTCCCATGGCGATATTTATGCCGATGACTTGAAAAGATATATTTAA
- the thrC gene encoding threonine synthase, whose protein sequence is MKYFSLNKNAPRVSFEKAVVLGLAPDRGLYFPESITPLPYSFFQNIENLTQEEIAFEAIKQFVGDEIPEAELKRIIAETLCFDFPCVPVENDIFSLELFHGPTMAFKDVGARFMSRCLGYFNRNDDKKVTVLVATSGDTGGAVASGFLDVKGVEVIILYPSGKVSEIQERQLTTLGKNIKALEVDGVFDDCQDMVKQAFLDHTLNHKNLTSANSINIARWLPQMFYIFFAYKQLKKYDKPIILSCPSGNFGNICAGIMAKRLGLPIAHFVASTNANDTVPRFLEKGNYEPKPSVATISNAMDVGNPSNFIRIQELYHYDLSQFEKDFSSYAFTDAETEIAIKDIYNNTQYIAEPHGAVGYLGLKKEMQKQPDSIGVFLETAHPIKFLDVVEPLLDLKLPIPTQIESVLGKEKVSTKIKTYEDLKSFLENQ, encoded by the coding sequence ATGAAATATTTTAGTTTAAACAAGAATGCTCCGAGAGTTAGTTTTGAAAAAGCCGTTGTGCTTGGCTTGGCTCCCGATAGAGGTTTGTACTTCCCGGAAAGTATTACACCGCTTCCCTATTCTTTCTTTCAAAACATAGAAAACCTTACACAGGAGGAAATCGCTTTTGAAGCCATCAAACAATTCGTAGGAGACGAAATCCCGGAAGCCGAACTCAAACGCATCATAGCCGAAACTTTGTGTTTTGACTTTCCTTGTGTTCCGGTGGAAAACGATATTTTTTCTTTGGAATTATTTCACGGACCAACCATGGCGTTTAAAGATGTAGGCGCCCGATTTATGTCGAGGTGCTTAGGCTATTTTAATCGCAATGACGATAAAAAAGTAACTGTTTTAGTGGCGACTTCAGGCGATACCGGCGGTGCTGTCGCTAGTGGTTTTCTAGATGTAAAAGGTGTTGAAGTAATCATACTCTATCCTTCAGGTAAAGTCAGCGAAATACAAGAACGTCAATTAACTACACTGGGTAAAAACATAAAAGCTTTAGAAGTTGATGGTGTATTTGATGACTGTCAAGATATGGTCAAACAGGCTTTTTTAGATCATACGTTAAACCATAAAAACCTAACTTCAGCTAACTCAATTAACATTGCACGTTGGCTACCGCAAATGTTCTATATTTTCTTTGCATACAAACAATTGAAGAAATATGACAAACCGATTATCCTTTCATGTCCAAGTGGTAACTTTGGGAATATTTGTGCCGGCATTATGGCGAAACGTTTAGGCTTGCCTATCGCCCATTTTGTAGCATCCACCAATGCCAATGATACCGTGCCAAGGTTTTTAGAAAAAGGAAACTACGAACCTAAACCTTCTGTTGCTACGATTTCAAACGCGATGGATGTTGGGAATCCGAGTAATTTTATTCGTATTCAGGAATTGTATCATTATGATTTAAGCCAATTTGAAAAAGACTTCTCTTCTTACGCTTTCACGGATGCTGAAACAGAAATCGCCATCAAAGACATTTACAACAACACACAATACATTGCCGAACCACATGGCGCCGTTGGCTATTTGGGACTAAAAAAAGAAATGCAAAAACAACCGGACAGCATCGGTGTATTCCTTGAAACGGCACATCCGATTAAATTTTTAGATGTGGTGGAACCTTTATTGGATTTAAAACTGCCAATTCCAACACAAATCGAAAGTGTTTTAGGGAAAGAAAAAGTTTCGACAAAGATTAAGACTTATGAAGATTTGAAATCATTTTTGGAAAATCAGTAA
- the hutH gene encoding histidine ammonia-lyase, giving the protein MEHSHYISTEVLTLETLQEIISEHKTLALSEEAKISIQQCRDYLDQKMASNDAPIYGINTGFGSLCNVKISNENLSQLQENLVKSHACGTGEEVPSAIVKIMLLLKIQSLSYGHSGVQLQTVERLVDFYNHDILPVIYTQGSLGASGDLAPLAHLSLPLLGEGEVFFEGKKVHSSEVLKQFNWQPIVLQSKEGLALLNGTQFMSAYGSYILLKAMKYSYLADVISAISLEGFDGRIEPFDELIHYVRPHKGQIVTAKRMRELLEDSQIIAQPKAHVQDPYSFRCIPQVHGASKDTIDYVKKVFKTEINSVTDNPNIFKNEDVIISGGNFHGQPLALALDFLGLALAELGSISERRTYQLISGLRGLPAFLVDNPGLNSGFMIPQYTAASIASQNKQLATPASVDSIVSSNGQEDHVSMGANAATKTLRIMENLERILAIELMNASQAIAFRQPLQSSEFIEMFLKSYRAEVPLVKEDRILHYDIENSVAFLNSFMIDLEE; this is encoded by the coding sequence ATGGAGCATTCGCATTACATCAGTACGGAAGTATTGACATTAGAGACTTTACAAGAAATTATTTCAGAGCACAAAACTTTAGCCCTTTCAGAAGAAGCTAAGATTAGCATTCAACAATGTCGTGATTATTTAGACCAAAAAATGGCTTCTAATGATGCCCCGATTTACGGTATCAATACTGGTTTTGGTTCGTTGTGTAATGTAAAAATATCGAATGAGAATCTGTCTCAACTTCAAGAAAACTTAGTAAAATCACATGCTTGTGGTACAGGAGAAGAAGTGCCTTCAGCCATTGTAAAGATAATGTTGTTACTTAAAATTCAATCGTTGAGTTATGGACATTCGGGTGTGCAATTGCAAACGGTAGAGCGTTTAGTAGATTTTTATAATCATGATATTTTACCGGTAATTTATACGCAAGGTTCGCTGGGTGCGAGTGGTGATTTGGCACCATTGGCTCATTTGTCATTGCCATTATTAGGCGAAGGCGAGGTATTTTTTGAAGGAAAGAAAGTGCATTCGTCAGAAGTATTGAAGCAATTCAATTGGCAACCGATTGTATTGCAATCCAAAGAAGGTTTGGCACTGTTAAACGGAACCCAATTCATGAGTGCTTACGGTAGTTATATCTTATTGAAAGCGATGAAATACTCGTATTTGGCTGATGTCATTTCGGCTATTTCTTTAGAAGGTTTTGATGGTCGTATTGAGCCATTTGATGAATTGATACATTATGTTCGTCCGCACAAAGGGCAAATTGTGACGGCTAAACGAATGAGAGAGCTGTTAGAAGACAGTCAAATCATTGCTCAGCCAAAAGCACACGTACAAGATCCGTATTCTTTCCGTTGTATACCGCAGGTACATGGTGCTTCTAAGGATACGATTGATTATGTAAAGAAAGTATTTAAAACCGAAATCAATTCGGTTACCGATAACCCCAATATCTTTAAAAATGAAGATGTAATTATTTCCGGAGGTAATTTCCATGGACAGCCTTTGGCATTAGCCTTAGACTTTTTGGGATTGGCTTTGGCTGAATTAGGAAGTATCTCCGAAAGAAGAACCTACCAATTGATATCAGGATTGCGCGGTTTACCGGCTTTCTTGGTTGACAATCCGGGTTTGAATTCAGGCTTTATGATTCCGCAATATACGGCGGCCAGTATTGCCAGTCAGAATAAACAATTGGCGACTCCGGCGAGTGTGGATAGTATAGTTTCCTCTAACGGACAAGAAGACCATGTGAGTATGGGCGCGAATGCAGCGACTAAAACACTTCGCATTATGGAAAACTTGGAACGCATTTTAGCGATTGAGTTGATGAATGCTTCGCAAGCCATTGCTTTCAGACAGCCTTTACAATCTAGTGAGTTTATTGAAATGTTCTTGAAATCCTACAGAGCAGAAGTGCCATTGGTGAAAGAAGACAGAATTCTACATTACGACATTGAAAACTCAGTGGCGTTTTTGAATAGTTTTATGATTGATTTGGAGGAGTAA
- the clpB gene encoding ATP-dependent chaperone ClpB produces MNINNLTIKSQEAIQQAQQIAQSFGHQQIENEHLVKGILEVDENVTPFILKKLNVNVDLFKKILDSTLQSFPKVSGGDIMLSREANTALNEANIIAKKMNDEYVSIEHLLLAIFKSKSKVAQILKDQGVTEKGLEAAIAEIRKGERVTSASAEETYNALNKYAKNLNELARNGKLDPVIGRDEEIRRVLQILTRRTKNNPMLVGEPGVGKTAIAEGLAHRIVDGDVPENLKDKIVYSLDMGALIAGAKYKGEFEERLKSVVKEVTSAEGDIVLFIDEIHTLVGAGGGEGAMDAANILKPALARGELRAIGATTLDEYQKYFEKDKALERRFQKVMVDEPDTESAISILRGIKEKYETHHKVRIKDDAIIAAVELSQRYITNRFLPDKAIDLMDEAASKLRMEINSKPEELDVLDRKIMQLEIEIEAIKRENDETKLKGLGMDLANLKEERNEIFTKWKSEKDVVDNIQAVKQEIEDFKLEAERAERDGDYGKVAEIRYGKIKDAQERLDALQTQLAENQAGTSLIKEEVTREDIAEVVAKWTGVPVTKMLQGEREKLLRLEDELHHRVVGQEEAIEAISDAVRRSRAGLQDMKKPIGTFLFLGTTGVGKTELAKALAEYLFDDENAMTRIDMSEYQERHSVSRLVGAPPGYVGYDEGGQLTEAVRRKPYSVILLDEIEKAHPDTFNILLQVLDEGRLTDNKGRLADFKNTIIIMTSNMGSAIIQEKFENLKGGIEAATEAAKTEVLGLLKQTVRPEFINRIDEIVMFTPLTAANIKQIVGLQLQSVTKMLAQQNITMDATPEAIAYLAEKGYDPQFGARPVKRVIQREVLNQLSKEILAGKVTTDSIILLDSFDGQLVFRNQSELVE; encoded by the coding sequence ATGAATATTAATAATTTAACCATCAAATCTCAAGAAGCTATCCAACAAGCGCAGCAAATCGCTCAAAGCTTCGGTCACCAACAAATCGAAAACGAGCACCTTGTCAAAGGAATACTCGAAGTCGATGAGAATGTGACGCCTTTTATCTTAAAGAAACTCAATGTCAATGTCGATTTATTTAAGAAGATACTCGACAGCACTTTGCAAAGCTTCCCGAAAGTTTCCGGTGGCGATATTATGTTGTCTCGCGAAGCCAATACGGCATTGAACGAAGCCAACATCATTGCCAAAAAAATGAACGACGAATACGTTTCGATTGAACATTTGCTCTTGGCTATTTTTAAATCGAAAAGCAAAGTCGCCCAAATCTTAAAAGACCAAGGCGTAACTGAAAAAGGATTGGAAGCCGCCATAGCCGAAATCAGAAAAGGCGAAAGAGTCACTTCTGCTTCGGCCGAAGAAACTTATAACGCACTAAACAAATACGCCAAAAACCTCAACGAACTAGCCAGAAATGGTAAACTCGATCCGGTGATTGGTCGCGATGAAGAAATTCGACGCGTATTACAAATCTTAACCCGTCGTACTAAAAACAATCCAATGTTAGTGGGAGAACCGGGTGTTGGTAAAACCGCTATAGCCGAAGGCTTAGCCCATCGTATCGTTGACGGCGACGTGCCCGAAAATCTTAAAGACAAAATCGTTTACTCGCTTGATATGGGTGCGCTGATTGCCGGTGCTAAATACAAAGGCGAATTCGAAGAAAGATTGAAATCTGTCGTAAAAGAAGTGACTTCCGCTGAAGGCGATATCGTTCTCTTTATAGATGAAATCCACACGCTTGTTGGAGCCGGCGGTGGCGAAGGAGCGATGGATGCAGCCAATATTTTAAAACCGGCTTTAGCGCGTGGTGAACTGAGAGCCATTGGTGCCACGACTTTAGATGAATACCAAAAATACTTCGAGAAAGACAAAGCTTTAGAGCGTCGTTTCCAAAAGGTAATGGTCGATGAACCGGATACCGAAAGCGCTATTTCTATCCTTCGCGGGATTAAAGAAAAATACGAAACCCATCACAAAGTGCGTATCAAAGACGATGCGATTATTGCGGCTGTCGAGTTATCACAACGCTATATCACTAACCGTTTCTTACCGGACAAAGCGATTGACTTGATGGACGAAGCGGCTTCTAAGTTGCGTATGGAAATCAACTCCAAACCTGAAGAACTCGATGTCTTAGACAGAAAGATCATGCAGTTGGAAATCGAGATTGAAGCCATCAAACGGGAGAATGATGAAACCAAGCTGAAAGGTTTGGGCATGGATTTAGCCAACTTAAAAGAAGAGCGCAACGAAATCTTTACCAAATGGAAATCAGAGAAAGATGTTGTAGACAATATCCAAGCGGTCAAACAGGAAATCGAAGACTTCAAACTTGAAGCCGAACGTGCCGAGCGCGATGGTGATTATGGTAAAGTAGCCGAAATCCGTTACGGAAAAATAAAAGATGCTCAAGAACGTTTAGATGCTTTGCAAACCCAATTGGCCGAAAACCAAGCCGGAACTTCTTTAATCAAAGAAGAAGTCACTCGCGAAGACATAGCCGAAGTAGTAGCCAAATGGACAGGCGTTCCGGTAACCAAAATGCTGCAAGGCGAAAGAGAAAAACTATTGCGCCTCGAAGACGAATTGCATCACAGAGTTGTTGGTCAGGAAGAAGCCATCGAAGCCATTAGCGATGCTGTACGCCGTAGTCGTGCCGGATTGCAAGACATGAAGAAACCCATTGGTACTTTCTTATTCTTAGGAACCACCGGTGTTGGTAAAACCGAATTGGCCAAAGCTTTAGCGGAATATTTATTCGATGATGAAAATGCCATGACGCGTATTGATATGAGTGAATACCAAGAACGCCATAGTGTAAGCCGCTTAGTTGGTGCGCCTCCGGGATATGTAGGTTATGACGAAGGTGGACAACTCACGGAAGCTGTTCGTAGAAAACCTTATTCTGTTATCTTATTAGATGAGATCGAAAAAGCACATCCTGATACCTTCAATATCTTGTTACAAGTACTAGACGAAGGTCGATTAACCGATAACAAAGGACGCTTGGCCGACTTCAAAAACACAATTATCATCATGACTTCCAATATGGGAAGCGCCATTATACAAGAGAAGTTTGAAAACCTTAAAGGTGGTATTGAAGCCGCAACCGAAGCCGCAAAAACGGAAGTTTTAGGGCTATTAAAACAAACGGTTCGTCCGGAGTTCATCAACCGTATCGATGAAATCGTAATGTTTACACCATTGACGGCAGCCAACATCAAACAAATCGTGGGCTTACAGTTGCAAAGTGTAACCAAAATGCTAGCACAGCAAAACATCACTATGGATGCCACACCGGAAGCCATTGCTTATTTAGCTGAAAAAGGTTACGATCCACAATTCGGAGCAAGACCGGTAAAACGTGTTATTCAGCGCGAAGTGCTTAACCAATTGTCTAAGGAAATCTTAGCCGGTAAAGTCACTACAGATAGTATTATTTTGTTAGATAGTTTTGATGGACAGTTGGTATTTAGAAATCAAAGTGAGTTGGTTGAATAA
- a CDS encoding peptidylprolyl isomerase: MQKLILLLLILLTISCKETEFNTAWTKEQAPETFTAKFETTKGDFEIEITRRWSPQAADRLYQLIKHGYYDNAIFYRVVPGFVAQFGNTDSKTMNNWRSIKIPDEPVLHSNTRGTISFARFGKDSRDLEVFINLEDNKVLDTLNFEDVKGFTPIGKVKNGMETVDKLYSGYAEEPMSDPNLYQNRDLFYQTFPKLDLIRKAYLIKE; encoded by the coding sequence ATGCAAAAGCTAATCCTTCTATTGCTAATACTACTAACAATCAGCTGTAAAGAAACCGAATTCAATACAGCATGGACCAAAGAGCAAGCACCTGAAACCTTCACGGCTAAGTTCGAAACCACCAAAGGCGACTTTGAAATTGAAATCACCCGAAGATGGTCACCTCAGGCAGCCGATAGACTTTACCAACTAATCAAACATGGCTACTACGACAATGCCATTTTTTACCGAGTAGTACCGGGTTTTGTAGCGCAGTTTGGCAATACCGATAGTAAGACTATGAATAACTGGAGAAGTATCAAAATACCCGACGAACCGGTGTTACACAGCAACACCAGAGGTACGATCAGTTTTGCCCGTTTCGGTAAAGACTCGCGTGATTTAGAAGTTTTTATTAATCTGGAAGACAACAAAGTTCTTGATACCTTGAACTTTGAAGACGTAAAGGGCTTCACTCCTATCGGCAAGGTTAAAAATGGAATGGAAACTGTAGATAAATTATACTCAGGCTATGCCGAAGAACCCATGTCTGACCCCAACTTATATCAGAATCGTGACTTATTTTACCAAACCTTTCCAAAGCTTGATTTGATTAGAAAAGCGTATTTAATAAAGGAATAG